From the genome of Mycetocola spongiae, one region includes:
- a CDS encoding polyprenol monophosphomannose synthase — protein MSVPTVVIIPTYNELENLPLIVGRVRAATPEVHVLVADDNSPDGTGALADTMAAEDDHIHVLHRPGKQGLGAAYKAGFAWAFDHGFERMVQMDADGSHQPEQLPAMLAKADEGYELVIGSRYIPGGKVENWPLHRLLLSRGGSAYSRIMLRLPVKDVTGGYRVFSARALRELNIDDVQSAGYNFQVDMLWHTQRAGLSITEVPITFIERVHGTSKMSGNIVFEAMWRVTRWGVQDRFGSKKTTPAAE, from the coding sequence GTGAGCGTTCCGACCGTCGTGATCATCCCGACCTATAACGAGCTGGAAAACCTTCCGCTCATCGTGGGACGCGTACGCGCAGCCACCCCGGAGGTCCACGTTCTTGTGGCCGACGATAACTCTCCGGATGGTACGGGGGCCCTCGCGGATACGATGGCCGCCGAGGATGATCACATCCACGTTCTGCACCGTCCCGGTAAGCAGGGACTCGGCGCCGCCTATAAGGCCGGCTTCGCCTGGGCCTTTGACCACGGGTTTGAGCGCATGGTGCAGATGGACGCCGATGGTTCGCATCAGCCCGAGCAGCTGCCCGCGATGCTCGCCAAGGCCGATGAGGGTTATGAGCTGGTGATCGGTTCGCGCTATATTCCGGGTGGCAAGGTGGAAAACTGGCCGCTGCACCGCCTCCTGCTCTCCCGTGGGGGAAGCGCCTATTCCCGAATCATGCTGCGCCTGCCGGTTAAGGACGTCACCGGTGGCTATCGGGTATTCAGTGCCCGCGCCCTGCGGGAACTGAATATCGATGATGTCCAGAGCGCCGGCTATAACTTCCAGGTGGACATGCTGTGGCATACCCAGCGTGCGGGCCTGAGCATCACCGAGGTTCCGATCACCTTCATCGAGCGGGTGCACGGTACCTCAAAGATGAGCGGCAATATTGTGTTCGAGGCGATGTGGCGGGTAACCCGCTGGGGAGTCCAGGACCGTTTCGGTTCTAAGAAGACCACACCCGCGGCGGAGTAG